aaatgtaaatgatatttttaataataacaaatattttttaaagaaatttaaaaagttcaaaaatgaagtagaaatttttcgacggccaacaataattcttcataaaagattttctgttaataatgttttacaagtagaaattttcgatcgttaccaaacgaattccTATGATCAGAAAccaatttctgaagtagaaaaattaacttttgatcagaagttgatttttgaagcagaagtgttatcatgcctGCCCTTACTTTTCCATCTTACCTGCTTAACTTTTGTAAAGTAGCTTCCTTGGGTCTCGCTTGTTTCTTTTCCTGCATAGTTCTTATTTCTCGCTGATAACCTGAGTTCCAACTTTTGTATAACCTGATTGGCAACTTCGTATATGCGAAGGTATAACAGACGTACGTACGATGCAGATGGAAATTGATGGATGTAATGTGGCAGCATTGTCGATGGATGGGAGACGAATATGTGAAGATCACCTTTTCATCCATCAAGAGGAGGCTTGGTGTTTGGAAATTTCAAGCCCATCCCTCAAGGGGTGAAGTTACATAACAATACAACATCAGCAGATCTCCCCATTTTGCTTTCCAAGGAGAGACCACGGTTCGCTTTGCAGGGTTAAGGTGGAGAGAGTGATTTCCTATGAAATCAAGtttagaaggagaagaaggtgcATCCTCACAGATGAATTAACTAATTTTCCTTCAGCACTTCAACCctcatgaatttaaaaaaaagtgatgtccTTTTGTAAAACTTGTAGATGAACCAAGAGCATGGAAATCTAGTTCTAACGCAATCGCAATCACCAGACTTGAAAACTCAGAGAAAGGCATCATCACCTCACTTCCAATTCCTAAGCTGACATATATAGTTACATGCAGTTCTCTCGTCAAGATTTGGAAAAAATATACTTGCCGGCAATGTCGGAGGAGCCAAAGGATATGACCTGTCAAGGCACTAAAGCaaataataattacaaaaaagatATATACAAGTGACATTTATTCGGTGCCTCACATCTCAGACAGAAGACTGCTAATTTTGCGAAGCTCTTTGAGAGCGGTCATCGCAGTCACCTGCCCTTTGCCAACTAATAGATTCTTCGAGTAGTTCTCCAGGGAAGCAACTTGACCCCGATCTTGCTGGAAAACCGACTCGATCACCTGCATGAGATCACATGACCACCATAAGTTGGTTTCAACAGCGTTTTGCACACCACAGAGCTCATCATAGACAGATCATTTCCAGGATCTCAACTAAACACAATCAAATAAGCACATCTGAAAGTTTTGACGATAACAAAGCAGCATTGCAATTGAACCGTCTGAATTTTCATGAGCATCAGTAATGTGCATTATGTATTATCTTTTGCATTGTCAAGCTTCCTTCAACCTCCTCATTTATAATAATGACAAGTATAAGTTGCCTCATCATACTATtgaatttgtcaaaagaaaaacttgCTCGATCATAGGAAATCACAAGCTGCTGTATTTAACGGTAGTTGTTCCAGTTATAAACCTAGCAGCTGTATCGTGCTCAATCTCGCTTCACCTCATGAAATTCATCCCGTCATTCCCTCAACTTGAAGCATGCTCTAGAACTAATGTACTTAGAAGCAGCATAGGAGTATAGGGTAGAAAGAGAACAACTTCACAAAACCATTTTTAATACATTTCGTATGACAGACAAATATAACTTCCGTATTATACGGCAATAAGACGGCCACTCCACAAATTTGTTTTTCTCTATGAATGCTATACCTTTTTCTTTCGTTGGACTTGCTACATTTGCACAGAGGCGTAGATCAATGAGAAGAAAAGATACCTGAATATGTTCGATCATAGACTGTCCCAGATTCCTCAAAGTACCAATCACATTCCCATCAATAGAATCCCCTTTACTGACACCGGAAGGAATGCTGTGATCAATTACAGAACATTCTGCTGCATTGTGGTGTATGGTTTCAGCATCAGTAGATTTTGAAGTCTCAGGAGCTCCTTCTTTATCAGATGTCTCCTCAGCACTAGCATTCCGTCCCAACTTCCAAAGCCATTGGAATTTACCAGAGAGAGGCCTTCGTTCCTTCACGCCTACTGCAGCTTTTCCTGCTGGGTCGTTATTTGGTTCAGATTTTAGAGTGGTGTTGTCAGGAACATCAGAGACAGGTAGAGGTGAATCCTCCACTGTACAGCCTGTACTTTGCAGTTGATCTTCACATTCATCAAGGGATAAGTTCGAGACAACACTGCTTTTCTCAGAGTCATGGTCAATAGGACCACTAAGAGGACTAACTGGGTCAGAGAATATCGAGGAATTCTCTTCGCTCCCGCAATTTGCACTTAAACGTCTCTCCTCATCAGCACAACTAAACTCATTATGGACTTCTGATCTAGCCAAATTATCTTTAACAGAGTATTGATGCTTCTGGCCTCCATTCTGATGGCTGCTCGTCGCCTCAGCACCTTCATCAGAGCCAAGCTGCTGAGACAAATCTTCCAACAAATTACGCCTTACAGATGTCCTAGTAACCTTTTTGATGTTCTCAGCCTTAGCTGGAGATGGATCAGACTCAGTTCTGGAAAGACTCAATTTTACTTTCTCAGACCAACCCTTTTTCCTGGTCGAAACTTGTTTCTGTAAACTACCCCGTTTAAGTTCTTCTTCTTTATGCAGATTCCTCCACATCTCTTCCCAGTAGCTATCAGGTACCAAATTGAATGGAGTTTTAGGAGATATAGAGTCCGATGACAGGCTATGGCCTCTACTTACCATTCGCTTACTTTGGACAAAAGCCCCACTGGACGAAGAAGTGGTAGAAGTATTAACTTCCAGTGCGAGCACCTGCAATGACCTCGCCTTCTCTATTAGATTCGCTAGATCGACATTCTGAGGGAAGCTCAGCAATCTCTGGAGACAGGAAGTAGCATTCTCAGCAGCAAGCAGGGAAGATCTCAAGTGAAGTATCATAGAAACAGCAATACCAGCAATAAAAACTCCTCGTGATGAGCTGAGAATTCTGAAGCTAgatccttcatcatcttccgtAGTTATGTCCATTTTTCTATTGTCTTGTGCAAAAATCTCATCCCAGATTGCCAAAAGGTCTTTAAGTGCGAACTCACGACCAAATAAAACACGTAGCCAGCGAAGTGCAAAGTATTGTGGCTCAACCCCCAGCTCAATGAGGTGACTATGTAAAGATGAATCAACGGCAGATAGCAGATGGTACAGTGCAGCGGATGCCTCGATTACAGGAGGCAGGCCAGCATTAGACCCACATGCAGTTGAGTGTGCAAAGAAGTCTGCCATCGCTACAGACCCATCGACCCCACTCATCAATGCATCAAACATGCAGTAGGCATCATGTTCCATAAACTTTTCGGATAATACAATACCCAATTCACCTTCAGCACCGTAGGCATCACTTAACAATATTATCTTCTGTATCTCGGGATCAAGCTCAGTGATACTCCTCACCTTGGATGCATTTCCTTGGAAATTTCCATTCTCCAGAGTATCGGAGAactttttgaaatcaaaattaTATGTAAGATCATTGTCATGAAATGATAACTCATCAAACTTGTCAGTGAAGTGCTCTTCATAAAGCTCTCTCACTTGAGAGAGCCGTTCAAGGTCAACATGGAGAACATACACCAATGGCGCCAAGAGCTCATGCATACCTGCAGAAGAAAAAGTGAGACTTAAAACCAAAGCCAAATTCAACGAACTTCCTATGTGTGAAATGCCAAAATTTTAAGCATCATCCGTTTCATCTCAGGTATTCCCTGGACGTACTTTAGATCTGTACCACTCAGTCACCAAAACAAATAAAGATACGTCGTAACTATTTATTATGCGCAGTATTTACCCTGTCTGTAACCATATTCTGGATGTCTAAGGCACCACAACAATAGTATCCTTCTTAGCATGCCTTGGCATCCCGGTGTCTGAAAGTAACTCCCATCTTCAGGGTATAAGCGTAATAAATCCTGATCGACCATCTTCTCCAGCTCAGCATTCCGAAAGAAGCGACCCCAGCTGCTGTCTGGCAATGAATAACGAACAGCTTTTCAATAACCTAGCAATGTTGTAACTTACCAGGATACACACAATCTACTGTATTCTCCTACAAAAGGTAGGACTAGACTAAATTACAATTCGGAGAAACCACATTTACCCAACGTATGGGTGCATGGAACCACATCATGTTATGTCCTAATTGTCGATTCCATATTCGCTAGCTAAATTGTGTTTATCCTATTTATGCATGCAAATGTCACCCTCTAACATAAATCTTGAAAGGCAAAATAAGGTGCAAATCCTCAATGTCCTCTACAAAAGGATCCTCTTTTCTCCATATTTTCTTCGTTCATGTCCATGGATTGGTTAGATTCTATAAATGAGCAtatttcactaaaaaaaatcaatcataaACTATACTAACAGTTGTTCACGAGAAGATAAAATGATGTAAATGCATAACTCTTTGAAAAGGAGCACATTAGTAGCACTAGAATTAACCTGGGTTTTGCGACAATGGATTGTCCAGTGCAAGATCAGGTGAATTACTTCCATCCTTTGAAATATGTGGATCCACCAGAAGGCGCCTCCGCAAACTTGCATATCTGAGAGATGTAAGCATAAAGAGCATAAAGCAATTAACCAAGATCAGATGGCAAAACTACATCCAAAGTTCTCATCTGATGACTAAAGCTAGCTATAAATTGCATTTAAGCAACATGTTTATGATATGAGGCACTCCCATAATGCACCCATGTGGACTCGTGACATTAAAAAGTTTCGTGCTTTAAGTGGATAGAATAATGCCCAATCAAATCTCTTGACCACCCCAGCGGATTATGCAGCAAcaagaaacataaaataaacAAGCCAAGAATCCTAGACCGAAATTAAGGAACGTTTTAACAAATTCATAGATCCAAAACCTAATCCTACAtctttcccatttttttcaCACAAATCCTGGATTTCAACTGACTGCAGCAAGGCTCTATAGAAAGAGAAATCTAGTTGCACAAGACCCTTGCTATTGTTC
This genomic interval from Rhodamnia argentea isolate NSW1041297 chromosome 4, ASM2092103v1, whole genome shotgun sequence contains the following:
- the LOC115744600 gene encoding uncharacterized protein LOC115744600, whose product is MSEPTSRSESEGSSARRRFEGLRGVQWRLDLGVLPAAPSSSIDDLRRATADTRRRYASLRRRLLVDPHISKDGSNSPDLALDNPLSQNPDSSWGRFFRNAELEKMVDQDLLRLYPEDGSYFQTPGCQGMLRRILLLWCLRHPEYGYRQGMHELLAPLVYVLHVDLERLSQVRELYEEHFTDKFDELSFHDNDLTYNFDFKKFSDTLENGNFQGNASKVRSITELDPEIQKIILLSDAYGAEGELGIVLSEKFMEHDAYCMFDALMSGVDGSVAMADFFAHSTACGSNAGLPPVIEASAALYHLLSAVDSSLHSHLIELGVEPQYFALRWLRVLFGREFALKDLLAIWDEIFAQDNRKMDITTEDDEGSSFRILSSSRGVFIAGIAVSMILHLRSSLLAAENATSCLQRLLSFPQNVDLANLIEKARSLQVLALEVNTSTTSSSSGAFVQSKRMVSRGHSLSSDSISPKTPFNLVPDSYWEEMWRNLHKEEELKRGSLQKQVSTRKKGWSEKVKLSLSRTESDPSPAKAENIKKVTRTSVRRNLLEDLSQQLGSDEGAEATSSHQNGGQKHQYSVKDNLARSEVHNEFSCADEERRLSANCGSEENSSIFSDPVSPLSGPIDHDSEKSSVVSNLSLDECEDQLQSTGCTVEDSPLPVSDVPDNTTLKSEPNNDPAGKAAVGVKERRPLSGKFQWLWKLGRNASAEETSDKEGAPETSKSTDAETIHHNAAECSVIDHSIPSGVSKGDSIDGNVIGTLRNLGQSMIEHIQVIESVFQQDRGQVASLENYSKNLLVGKGQVTAMTALKELRKISSLLSEM